The sequence TGTTTTTGGAATAATAAAGATTAAGAAAAAAGGAATTTCTAGAAAACTATCAAGAAAACCTATATAAAAAAGGCTCTAATTAGAGCCTTTTTTTAATATTTATATAATTTATTCTTCAACAGGAGCAAGTGATGCTTGGAAATGACGAAGAATAGGTGGTTCCCAAGTAATTTTGTATCCACGTTTAATTTGGCTAGCTCTATCTCTAACAGCAATGATAGCATCTGCCATTATATCAAAATGAGATTGAGTATAAACTCTTCTAGGTATAGCAAGACGAGTAAATTCAAAATCTGCATGAAGTTGTTTACCTGTATCAGGATCGTTACCTAACATATAAGATCCAATGTCACATGTTCTTATTCCAGCTTCAATATAAAGTTCGATAGCAAGAACCTGTCCAGGAAATTCATTATAAGGAATTTGAGGGAACATAGCTTTAGCATCTATAAATGGACCATGTCCACCGATTGGAGCTTGATAAGCTATACCAGCATCATCTAATCTAGAAGCTAAATATTCCATTTGTCCATTTCTGTATCTTAAATAATCTTCATCTAATCCTTCATAAAGTCCAATTGCAAGAGCTTCTAAATCTCTTCCAGCTAAACCTCCATAAGTAAAGAATCCTTCAAAAGAAATACAAGCAGCTTTTATTTTTAAGATTAAAGGGCTATTTGCATCCTTAACTCCTATAAGTCCACCCATATTAACAATAGTATCTTTTTTAGCAGACATAGTAAACATATCAGCATAAGAGAATGTTTCTCTAACTATTTCTTTGATTGATTTATCTTGATATCCTTCTTCATCTCTTTTTATAAAATAAGCATTTTCAGCATATCTAGCAGCATCAATATTAAATGTTATATTATATTTTTTACAAATTTCAGATGTTTTTCTGATGTTTTCCATGGAAACAGGTTGCCCACCAGCAGAGTTATTAGTAATAGTCATAACAACTAGTCCCACGTTTTCAGGACCTTTTTCTAAAATAAGTTTTTCTAATTTTTCAATATCCATGTTTCCTTTGAATTTACAACGTTTAAAAGGATGTTTTGCAGCTTCAATCACACAATCAATAGGACGAGCTCCAGATAAAATAACATGAGCACGAGTAGTATCAAAAAACATATTTGAAATTGCAAATTTCCCTTCAGATAAAAATGTAGGGAATAAAACTTTTTCAGCTGCTCTTCCTTGATGAACAGGTTGAATATAGCCATATTGGAAAATATCTTTTCCAGCTTCTAATAATTTATAATAACTTGAAGCTCCAGCGTATGCTTCGTCACCTCTCATAATTCCAGCCCATTGTTTATCACTCATTGCATTTGTTCCTGAATCAGTTAGCAAATCGATATAGACATCTTCTCCTCTAAGATTAAATAGATTATAATTAGCTTCTTTAATCTTCTGAATTCTTTCTTCTCTAGTTAACATCTTAATAGTTTCTACCATCTTAATTCTAAATGGTTCAGGTATATATTTTACTGCCATATTACAAAACACCTCCAAAATTATATAAATTTTTTCTGTGCCCCGGTTATCAATAATGATTAGCGGTCAGCGAATAAAAGTTTTAAATTATAAATTGAAAAAGATATCGCGAATCTCTCTTTCAAAATAAAGAAACATAAATAATTTATCTTTATGAAAATATTTTATCACCAAGATAAAAAAATGTCAACTATTTCATAAAAAAGTTTTATAAAAGTTTTTTATGTTTCATATTAGGGCCCGTTTTAAGGCACGTTTATTAAGGAGATAAGACAATATTGAAAAAAACCTATCTCTGTGATAAAATATTCTCATAATGAAAAAAGGAGGTTTGTGATGAAAGCAGAACTTTATCCATATTTAGGGTTAATTGATTTTTTAGCCCATACTTTAGGACCAGATTATGAAATAGTTTTATATGATTTTTCTTTTGAGGGGAGTTCTATAATATCTATAGCTAATGGAGGTATCAGTGGTAGAAAAGTAGGAGCACCATTAAATAAAAAATCTATGGAAGCGATATCTAAAGGAGTTTATAAAAGTAAAAACTATATATCTGATTATATATCTTTATCGAAAGAAGGAAAGATGTTAAGGTCAAATATTTATTTTATAAAAAGTTCAAATAATGAATTATTAGGATTGTTATGTATAAATTTTGATGATAGTAGGTATCAACTTTTAGTTGAAGATGTTTTAAGGTTATGTCATCCAAATGATTTTGCTCGAGAAAAAAATATTTATATTGATAAGCCAGAATTAAAAGAAATTAATAAAAATGAATTTGAAAATTTTTATAGTTCTATGGAAGACGCTGTAGATGAAATATTGAAAGTAAGTATAGATGGTTTGGGTATGCCAGTAGAAAGATTAACCTTAGATGAAAAAATGAGGATAGTGGAGACAATGAGTAATCAAGGTGTTTTTATACTAAGGGGAGCAGTAAAATATGTTGCTGAAAAACTTAAATGTTCTCAAGCTAGTATTTATAGGTATTTAAAAAAAGTTAAAGATAATACTAAATAATAAAAGAATAAGTATTATTATAAATGGGATATATGATTTATTGTTTTAATAGATAAAAAAATTAAAAATATAACTATTTTAAAAATAAGGTTTTATAATAAAATGTGTAAAAAATAAATTTTATAAATAGTTACAAAAAATAGATAAAATCCTAAAAAATAGGTAAATAGAGGCCAAGATATATTTTATATATTTGTTTTGTATTAAAAATATATTATAATTAGTATTGTATTGGAGAAAAAAATCTTATTTTCAGTTATAATGAGAAAAAATTCCAAAAATGAGAGGTGATTTAAATAGAAAATCAAGAAATTTTAAAACATTATAAATTTATGGTAGAGTTTTTAGGGAATTCTTTAGGGAAAGATGTAGAAATAAATTTATATAGTTTTTTAAAAAATGAAGAAGGTAAATTGGTAGCGAAAACTTTAAATTGTAATGAAAAGTTGGGGAGTTCTATTCCAAATATGTATTTAAAGATTATAAAAAAATATAAAAATATTAAAGGGAATGTAATCAATAAAATTCCTGGGAAAGATAAAAATGGAAAATTATGTAGAATTTCAACTTATTTTATAGAAGATAAATTAAAAGAAAAAATAATAGGTATATTAAATATTAAAATAGATATTTCTGAAATTATTTCAGCTGCTAACTATTTAAATGAGACTTTAAAAAGTATTACAGGAGGACCTGAAAGAAATTTAACACAAGAATATGAAGAGGAAACTTTTAGAATAACAGTTGAAGAATATTCAGAGAAAATGATTAATAAAATGTTTAGTGAAATAAAGAAACCAAATGATGCGTTAACTACTTCAGAAAAAATTAGAATAGTTAAAAGATTAGATGAAAAAGGTGTTTTTAATTTAAAAGGAAATATTGGGGAATTAGCAAAAAGATTTAATACTTCGGAAAAAACTATATATAGATATTTAAAATCAGAAAATTAAATTACTATAAATTAGAACTTTGAACTGTCTAAATATATAAGGGCGAGCTTATATTTTGAAATAATTTTTTTAGGTTATTTAAGTAGGGGAAATATCTAGGAGGTTGGTATGGCAGAAAAAAGAGAAGTGTGGGGAAGTAGGAGAGGATTTATTTTTGCAGCAGTAGGAGCAGCTATTGGATTGGGTAATTTATGGAGATTTCCATTTCAAGCTTATAGGAATGGAGGAGGAGCTTTTTTCTTGCCTTATATAGTTGCTTTATTTACGTGTGCTATTCCGCTAATGATACTAGAGTATACTTATGGAAGAAAAGTAAGAGGGGGATCAACAAAAGCTTTTAGGTTGTTAGGCAAAAAATATGAGTGGATTGGATGGCTTCAGGTTATGGTTCCAATTATAGTAATGATGTTTTATAGTACTATAATATCAATTTCTGTTATATTTATGGTTTGGTCATTGGGACATGCTTTTGGGATAATAAATTGGATGTCTGATCCAGGAAAAATAATGGGAATGATAGTAGGTGGAGGTTCAGGACCTTTTGATTTTGCAGCAGGAATAAGTAAATATTTATTAGGTTTTGTGATTGTTGTTTGGTTAGGAAATTGGTTGATTGTTAAAAATGGGGTATCTCAAGGAATAGAAAAAGCTTCTAAGATATTTACTCCTTTATTAATGGTTATGATGGTAGCCTTTATGATTAATTCAGTGAGATTACCAGGGGCAACTTTGGGATTAAATGAACTATTTACTCCAGATTTTAATAAAATTTTAAATCCAAATATATGGGTAGCAGCTTATGCTCAAGTATTTTTTTCTACAACTTTAGCAGTGGGGGTTATGATAGCTTATGGATCTTATTTAGGTGAAGATTGGGATATAGTTAACAACTCTTTTATTACTGTATTTTCAAATGCTTCTTTTGATATAATTGCAGGAATTACTGTATTTTCAACTTTAGGATATTTAGTTCATAATATGGGTGTTGATTTTAATTCTTTTGGATCAGGAGCAGGTATAGCTTTTATTGCTTTTCCAATTGCTGTATCAACAATCACTACAAATACTTTTCTTCAAGGGATAATTGGATTTTTATTTTTCTTTTGTTTATTCATAGCGGGATTATCTTCAAGTATATCAATGCTTGAGTCTTTTTCTGCAGCAGCACTAGATAAATTTGATATAAAAAGAGAAAAATTGGTAGGGTTTATTTCTATAGTTGGATTTTTAGGAAGTGCTTGTTTTGCAACTTATGCAGGATTTAATTTTATATTAGATATAGTGGATGCTCATGTTGGTCAATATATTATAGCTACTTTAGGTCTAGTAGAGTCAATTTTAATAAGTTATGTTTATGGAATTGAAAAAATAAGAGTAGATGCTAATAAATATTCAGATTTTAAAGTTGGAAAAATATTTAATTTTTTATTAAAGTATTTAACTCCAGCTATGCTTGGGATAACAGTTGTAAGTAATCTAATCGGTGGATTTAAAAAATTAGTAGATTTAAAGACAACAGATAAAGCTGCATTTATGGGGCAGATAGTTTTCGGGTGGGGAACTATTTTATTAATGGTTATTTTTGCTACTATATTTTTTAGAAAACAATGGAAAAATTCAGAAGAGGAGGATTAATATATGAATAAATCAGCTTTAATTATGATGATATTTGGATGTGTAGCTGTTTGGGGTGGATTAATAGTGACTTTGTCAATCGCTATAAAAAAAGGAGATTTATAGGAAAATAATAATTATTTTAAATAAAAAATGATTGATAAAAAAACAAAAAAAACTATAAAGATATAAAAATTCAAAAAAAATAAATAAAAATATAAAATCATTGAAAAAACAAAAAAAACATATATAATATTTTATATATCAAAGGTTATTTAATTTTTAAAAATTTATATATGGAGATGATTTTAATGAAAGGTTATATTTTTGAAAAAAATGTGAATTTAGTTTTAGCAGCACTTATTGTTATAGCTTTATTTTTAGGTGAGAATTTAATTGTTGGTTATTTATCTTTAGTTTTTTTAATTTTGTCAGTTATTGTTTCTTTTAATCTCAATTTAAGAGCTTATTTTAACAATCAAACTGATATAAGAGAAGAAGAAAATATTTCTAAAGAATTATTTACTTCTAAAGAAAAAGAAGTTCAAAGCGCAGCTTTAAAAAGCTTTAAAACTTTAGTTTGTAGGTAGTAATAAAAAATAAAAGTCACGTTATTATTTAAAAAAATAATAACGTGACTATTTTTTATTTATTTTCCAATTTTTAATAAAAGTATGTTAGAATATAAAAACATCAATAGTGCTTTGGAGGAAAAATGAAAATAAATAATTTTATTATAAATATGTTTAAAGGTATGGGGATTGGAATTGCGAATGTTATACCAGGAGTTTCAGGGGGAACTATGGCAATAGTTTTTGGAATTTATGACAAATTGATAGAAGCCTTAGCTAATTTTATAACAGCTTCAATAAAGAAAAAGGTAGAGTATATTATTTTTATCGCTCCGATAATAATAGGAGCAGTTGTAGGAATTTTAGGATTTGCTAGAATAGTAGAATTTTTATATGCGAATTATCCTTTATATACAAAACTTATTTTTGTAGTTTTGGTTCTTCCTTCTATTCCAATAGTTGTTAAAGGGGAAAGAATAAAAGAGATAAAAAATATAATTTATTTTTGTTTAGGAATGGTTTTTGTTTTAACTTTTTTCATGTTAGTTCATAAGTTTAGTGCTGAAGATATGAGTTTTCAGATAAGGAAAACTTTTGATACATCTTATGGAATA comes from Fusobacterium sp. JB019 and encodes:
- a CDS encoding tryptophanase, encoding MAVKYIPEPFRIKMVETIKMLTREERIQKIKEANYNLFNLRGEDVYIDLLTDSGTNAMSDKQWAGIMRGDEAYAGASSYYKLLEAGKDIFQYGYIQPVHQGRAAEKVLFPTFLSEGKFAISNMFFDTTRAHVILSGARPIDCVIEAAKHPFKRCKFKGNMDIEKLEKLILEKGPENVGLVVMTITNNSAGGQPVSMENIRKTSEICKKYNITFNIDAARYAENAYFIKRDEEGYQDKSIKEIVRETFSYADMFTMSAKKDTIVNMGGLIGVKDANSPLILKIKAACISFEGFFTYGGLAGRDLEALAIGLYEGLDEDYLRYRNGQMEYLASRLDDAGIAYQAPIGGHGPFIDAKAMFPQIPYNEFPGQVLAIELYIEAGIRTCDIGSYMLGNDPDTGKQLHADFEFTRLAIPRRVYTQSHFDIMADAIIAVRDRASQIKRGYKITWEPPILRHFQASLAPVEE
- a CDS encoding PAS domain-containing protein, with the translated sequence MKAELYPYLGLIDFLAHTLGPDYEIVLYDFSFEGSSIISIANGGISGRKVGAPLNKKSMEAISKGVYKSKNYISDYISLSKEGKMLRSNIYFIKSSNNELLGLLCINFDDSRYQLLVEDVLRLCHPNDFAREKNIYIDKPELKEINKNEFENFYSSMEDAVDEILKVSIDGLGMPVERLTLDEKMRIVETMSNQGVFILRGAVKYVAEKLKCSQASIYRYLKKVKDNTK
- a CDS encoding helix-turn-helix domain-containing protein, encoding MLKHYKFMVEFLGNSLGKDVEINLYSFLKNEEGKLVAKTLNCNEKLGSSIPNMYLKIIKKYKNIKGNVINKIPGKDKNGKLCRISTYFIEDKLKEKIIGILNIKIDISEIISAANYLNETLKSITGGPERNLTQEYEEETFRITVEEYSEKMINKMFSEIKKPNDALTTSEKIRIVKRLDEKGVFNLKGNIGELAKRFNTSEKTIYRYLKSEN
- a CDS encoding sodium-dependent transporter, whose product is MAEKREVWGSRRGFIFAAVGAAIGLGNLWRFPFQAYRNGGGAFFLPYIVALFTCAIPLMILEYTYGRKVRGGSTKAFRLLGKKYEWIGWLQVMVPIIVMMFYSTIISISVIFMVWSLGHAFGIINWMSDPGKIMGMIVGGGSGPFDFAAGISKYLLGFVIVVWLGNWLIVKNGVSQGIEKASKIFTPLLMVMMVAFMINSVRLPGATLGLNELFTPDFNKILNPNIWVAAYAQVFFSTTLAVGVMIAYGSYLGEDWDIVNNSFITVFSNASFDIIAGITVFSTLGYLVHNMGVDFNSFGSGAGIAFIAFPIAVSTITTNTFLQGIIGFLFFFCLFIAGLSSSISMLESFSAAALDKFDIKREKLVGFISIVGFLGSACFATYAGFNFILDIVDAHVGQYIIATLGLVESILISYVYGIEKIRVDANKYSDFKVGKIFNFLLKYLTPAMLGITVVSNLIGGFKKLVDLKTTDKAAFMGQIVFGWGTILLMVIFATIFFRKQWKNSEEED
- a CDS encoding MetS family NSS transporter small subunit, translated to MNKSALIMMIFGCVAVWGGLIVTLSIAIKKGDL
- a CDS encoding DUF368 domain-containing protein, which encodes MKINNFIINMFKGMGIGIANVIPGVSGGTMAIVFGIYDKLIEALANFITASIKKKVEYIIFIAPIIIGAVVGILGFARIVEFLYANYPLYTKLIFVVLVLPSIPIVVKGERIKEIKNIIYFCLGMVFVLTFFMLVHKFSAEDMSFQIRKTFDTSYGIKLLFCGSLAGGAMIIPGISGSLLLLALGEHQNVIYYISNLDFLPLGYFGVGVILGIALFTKVINYFLKRYRSLTLFFILGIVVASLIEMLINI